From Deltaproteobacteria bacterium, a single genomic window includes:
- a CDS encoding alpha/beta fold hydrolase — protein MPSFRTRGFSIHYELHGDGPKTPLLLVMGMGGTCQGWLTVTVPDLIRAGHPCIVFDNRGAGQSEDPGGPFSTAEMAEDARALLDHLGLARAHVLGGFLGGMIAQELALEHPQRLASLVLAGTYARADAKRRAVLDLWKRMVELKVPAEIRIKNRLAWTIGDATMEQEDLIEAMWRFYLRDDAPMDDRVFARQADACIAHDALERLDRIRVPTLVVCGEGDILTPPVLSRQLASRIKDSRLVLLPNAGHLIAAELAPRFNRLVIRFLAEQERDLSPS, from the coding sequence ATGCCGAGCTTTCGCACGCGCGGGTTCTCGATCCACTACGAGCTCCACGGCGACGGACCCAAGACGCCGCTTCTGCTCGTGATGGGAATGGGCGGAACCTGCCAGGGCTGGCTCACCGTCACCGTGCCCGACCTGATCCGCGCAGGCCACCCGTGCATCGTCTTCGACAATCGCGGCGCCGGGCAGTCGGAGGATCCGGGCGGCCCGTTCAGCACCGCCGAGATGGCCGAGGACGCGCGCGCTCTGCTCGACCATCTCGGGCTCGCGCGTGCGCACGTGCTGGGTGGATTCCTCGGCGGCATGATCGCGCAGGAGCTCGCGCTCGAGCACCCGCAGCGGCTCGCGTCGCTGGTCCTGGCCGGAACCTACGCGCGCGCCGACGCGAAACGGCGCGCGGTGCTCGACCTGTGGAAGCGGATGGTCGAGCTCAAGGTCCCCGCCGAGATCCGGATCAAGAACCGGCTCGCCTGGACGATCGGCGACGCGACCATGGAGCAAGAGGATCTGATCGAGGCGATGTGGCGCTTCTACCTGCGCGACGATGCGCCGATGGACGACCGCGTCTTCGCGCGACAGGCCGACGCCTGCATCGCGCACGACGCGCTCGAGCGGCTCGACCGGATCCGCGTGCCGACGCTGGTGGTCTGCGGCGAGGGGGACATCCTGACCCCGCCCGTGCTCTCGCGGCAGCTCGCCTCGCGCATCAAGGACTCGCGCCTCGTTCTGCTGCCCAACGCCGGCCACCTGATCGCGGCCGAGCTCGCGCCGCGCTTCAACCGGCTCGTGATCCGCTTCCTCGCCGAGCAGGAGCGGGATCTCTCGCCGAGCTAG